In Planctobacterium marinum, the DNA window ATGTTTGGTTATGGCACTTAAAGGCTCCAGCTCACGTATCCACAAACCTTTCATCCGTGATCTTAAAGGGGCTAACGAGTGTTAGCCCCACACTACTGAACATTTATCCATCTTGTTAAATCGCGCGATTGGCTCTATAAATCAGCTATGGAACAACTTGAGTTTTTTGAAATCCCCAGCCCCTGTATTGGCGTGTGCCAGGTGAATAATAAGGGCTATTGCAAAGGCTGCTTTCGCAGTCGGGATGAGCGTGTCTATTGGCACCAGGTGGACAACGCTGTGAAACAACAAATACTCAACGCCTGCAAACAGCGTAAAAAACGCGTCATGTATCGCAAGAATCAAGCGCAGCAAAACACACCACAGGCAGATAGCCAATCCTCCTTGTTCGGTGATGAAGACTAATTCCTGTTAATTTATGTGGTTCGCCTCTAAACTGAGGCGGTAACACACCAACACAGGGCAATCCAATGGCTGTACATGCTGACCTTAATCTCACACTCATTACCGGGGCTTCTGAAGGGATCGGGAGATGTTTTGCCGAAGAGTTTGCCCGCCAGGGACACGATCTGGTGCTGGTGGCGCGTTCGCAGGAAAAGCTCGAAGCCATGGCGGAATCACTGCGTAATGAGCACTCGGTCAAAGTTACTGTACTGCCACAGGATTTAACGCAACCCGGTGCGGCGGAAGTTTTGGCGGCTCAACTGCAAGAGCGGCAATTACAGGTGGATATCCTGGTGAACAATGCCGGATTGATGTATGTGCAAGACTTTTTTACTACTGAACCCGAAAAACTGGAACAGCTGCTTACCCTTAATATTAATGCTGTAGTGAGAATGACTCGTCAGTTTTTACCGCAGATGCTATCTCGCGACAATGGCAAAATCATTAATGTCGCCTCCATCGCCAGTTTTATTCCCACCCCAAAATTTGCCATTTACGGTGCTTCCAAAGCCTTTGTATTGTCTTTCACCGAAGCGCTAGTGGAGGAGATAAAGTACACCAATGTCAAAGCCCATTGTGTCTGCCCGGGCTTTACCAAAACCAACATGATCCAGCAGGGCAATGGTCTGGAAGACAACATTCCCGGTTTTATGAAAGTGGCCCCCGAGTCGCTGGTAAAAGATGCCTACAAATCGGTGATGAAAGGCGAAACCATTTATATTCATAAGATACACAACAAAGCCCTGGTGCAATGGTCGCGACTGTATCCTAAGTGGCTTGTACGCGGCGTAAGTGGTTTCTTTAGTCGGTTTTAAACCAAGCTGTTTGGTATGACTGCTGTTTTAAGAAAATAGAAGGTCATTTTGTGTTAATTCACTGA includes these proteins:
- a CDS encoding DUF1289 domain-containing protein, with translation MEQLEFFEIPSPCIGVCQVNNKGYCKGCFRSRDERVYWHQVDNAVKQQILNACKQRKKRVMYRKNQAQQNTPQADSQSSLFGDED
- a CDS encoding SDR family NAD(P)-dependent oxidoreductase; protein product: MAVHADLNLTLITGASEGIGRCFAEEFARQGHDLVLVARSQEKLEAMAESLRNEHSVKVTVLPQDLTQPGAAEVLAAQLQERQLQVDILVNNAGLMYVQDFFTTEPEKLEQLLTLNINAVVRMTRQFLPQMLSRDNGKIINVASIASFIPTPKFAIYGASKAFVLSFTEALVEEIKYTNVKAHCVCPGFTKTNMIQQGNGLEDNIPGFMKVAPESLVKDAYKSVMKGETIYIHKIHNKALVQWSRLYPKWLVRGVSGFFSRF